In Thermotomaculum hydrothermale, a single genomic region encodes these proteins:
- a CDS encoding phospholipase D-like domain-containing protein, translating to MKRFFALFLVVLVSFYAFSFEYKGDNFKVIIATSIPVETDLSYGKTAKAYEVWINAIKTANKSIDFSEFYLTGKDRWPLSLVVKEIVNAANRGVKVRFLVDVKMLKNSKELVEYFSKIPNIKVTIFNWKHLTGGINHSKYFIVDNKLCFVGSQNFDWRALKHIHETGILTDEPHIVKALSLIFNADWDYNNGDRKAYEKLRKQKVTFRDDIYLTGSPDRLLPDGMDFSLNELLNMINSAKKSITIQLLNYSTFVHGKTEKFDAISKALIKAANRGVNVKLLVSNWNLRKPGVDSLKELARVKNIEVRFVQIPVSKKEGFIPYARVIHSKVVIVDNKVGWVSTSNFGYDYFYKSRNVEVVLKIKPVLNVLREMFKNLWNSKYAHKLNLKRDYKPPKIT from the coding sequence ATGAAAAGGTTTTTTGCCTTATTTTTAGTTGTATTAGTCTCTTTTTATGCCTTTTCGTTTGAATATAAAGGGGATAATTTTAAGGTAATTATTGCAACCTCTATCCCGGTTGAAACAGATTTGTCATATGGTAAAACAGCCAAAGCCTATGAAGTCTGGATAAACGCTATTAAAACTGCAAATAAAAGCATTGATTTTTCTGAATTTTACCTTACAGGGAAGGATAGGTGGCCTTTAAGCCTTGTGGTTAAGGAGATAGTAAACGCTGCTAACAGAGGAGTAAAGGTTAGATTTTTGGTAGATGTTAAAATGCTAAAAAATTCAAAAGAATTGGTGGAATATTTTTCTAAAATTCCAAATATAAAGGTTACTATTTTTAACTGGAAGCATTTAACAGGGGGAATAAACCACTCAAAATACTTTATTGTTGACAATAAACTCTGTTTTGTTGGCAGTCAAAACTTTGATTGGAGAGCATTGAAGCATATCCACGAAACAGGGATATTAACTGATGAGCCTCACATTGTAAAAGCCCTTTCTTTGATTTTTAATGCAGACTGGGATTACAACAACGGAGACAGGAAAGCCTATGAGAAGCTAAGAAAACAAAAGGTTACATTTAGAGACGATATTTATTTAACAGGTTCTCCTGACAGGTTATTGCCTGATGGAATGGATTTTTCGCTCAATGAATTGTTAAATATGATTAACTCTGCAAAAAAATCTATAACAATTCAATTGCTAAACTATTCCACTTTTGTTCACGGTAAAACTGAAAAGTTTGATGCAATATCAAAGGCTTTGATTAAGGCTGCAAATAGAGGGGTCAATGTAAAATTGCTTGTTTCTAACTGGAATTTAAGAAAGCCAGGGGTTGATTCATTAAAGGAATTGGCCAGAGTTAAAAATATTGAGGTCAGGTTTGTTCAAATACCAGTGAGCAAAAAAGAGGGCTTTATTCCCTATGCAAGGGTTATTCATTCAAAGGTTGTAATTGTAGACAATAAAGTTGGTTGGGTTAGCACAAGCAATTTTGGTTACGATTACTTTTACAAATCAAGGAATGTTGAGGTTGTTTTAAAAATCAAACCAGTTCTAAATGTGTTGAGAGAGATGTTTAAAAACCTCTGGAATTCAAAGTATGCGCATAAGCTAAACTTAAAGAGAGATTATAAACCGCCTAAAATTACTTAA
- a CDS encoding aldehyde dehydrogenase family protein, protein MKVYKKINPSNGEFLYEVEIFDRDKVRKEVDAAREGLSVWGNLSLSERVKILKNILKKIKERKDEFVKVVMEDAGKVKQDAIVEIFTTVNHIHYLTKKGYKYLKPEKRSSGYFKNYKCFVQFKPWGVVGIISPWNYPLILTATPLFHALLAGNTVVLKPSEITTKVSLLLEEVCKEAGLPDNVFRVVTGDGSTGRELVESNVDMVCFTGSTAVGIEIAKKCSERLIPYVLELGGKDNAIVFEDADLGRAAAGIVWGGISNGGQTCIGVENVLVEESIYDKFIEMLKNEVEKIPKEDLGAVINSIQFEKIEYHIEDALKKRAELVCGGKRLDDYHFEPTVLKDITPDMKVFYEETFGPILGVMKFNSEEELIKIANSLEYGLNGSIWTKDRNKAERIAKKLDTGTMCINDCLTNYLITDLPFGGVKKSGIGRVHGVEGVRAFAKMQSITVRKFGLKKELWWYPYSKKIINLFLKAIKILY, encoded by the coding sequence ATGAAGGTTTACAAAAAAATTAACCCGTCAAACGGGGAGTTTCTTTACGAGGTTGAAATATTTGATAGAGATAAGGTGAGGAAAGAGGTTGATGCTGCAAGGGAAGGTTTATCGGTCTGGGGCAATCTTTCCCTTTCTGAAAGGGTAAAAATTTTAAAGAATATTTTAAAAAAGATTAAAGAGAGGAAGGATGAATTTGTAAAAGTTGTTATGGAAGATGCGGGAAAGGTTAAGCAGGATGCAATAGTTGAGATTTTTACTACGGTAAACCACATACACTATTTAACTAAAAAGGGGTACAAATATTTAAAGCCTGAAAAAAGAAGCAGTGGGTATTTTAAAAACTATAAATGCTTTGTTCAATTTAAGCCATGGGGGGTTGTGGGAATAATATCCCCGTGGAATTATCCGCTTATTCTAACTGCAACTCCCCTGTTTCACGCATTGCTTGCAGGAAATACAGTTGTTTTAAAGCCTTCAGAGATTACCACAAAGGTTTCACTTTTGCTTGAAGAGGTTTGCAAGGAAGCGGGATTGCCTGACAATGTCTTCAGGGTGGTAACGGGGGATGGAAGCACTGGGAGGGAGTTGGTTGAAAGTAATGTTGATATGGTCTGTTTTACAGGAAGCACTGCTGTTGGGATTGAGATTGCAAAAAAGTGTTCTGAAAGGCTAATCCCTTATGTTCTTGAATTGGGAGGCAAGGATAATGCAATTGTTTTTGAGGATGCAGACCTTGGAAGGGCTGCCGCAGGAATTGTCTGGGGTGGAATAAGCAACGGTGGACAAACCTGTATTGGTGTTGAAAATGTCCTCGTTGAGGAGAGCATCTATGATAAATTTATTGAAATGCTAAAAAATGAAGTTGAGAAAATCCCGAAAGAGGATTTAGGGGCTGTAATTAACTCAATTCAATTTGAAAAGATTGAATACCACATAGAAGACGCATTAAAAAAAAGGGCAGAACTTGTTTGCGGTGGAAAAAGGCTTGATGACTATCACTTTGAGCCGACAGTATTAAAAGATATTACTCCTGATATGAAGGTTTTTTATGAGGAAACATTTGGCCCTATTTTAGGGGTAATGAAATTTAATAGTGAAGAGGAATTGATAAAAATAGCAAATAGCCTTGAATACGGTTTAAACGGTTCAATTTGGACAAAGGACAGAAACAAGGCTGAAAGAATTGCAAAAAAGCTTGACACAGGCACAATGTGTATAAACGATTGCCTGACAAATTACCTTATAACTGACCTGCCGTTTGGGGGAGTTAAAAAAAGCGGGATTGGCAGGGTGCACGGGGTTGAAGGGGTGAGGGCTTTTGCAAAGATGCAAAGCATAACAGTTCGCAAGTTTGGATTAAAGAAGGAGTTGTGGTGGTACCCCTATTCAAAAAAAATAATAAACCTGTTTTTAAAGGCTATAAAGATACTTTACTAA
- a CDS encoding phosphoribosylaminoimidazolesuccinocarboxamide synthase translates to MIIEELNLVKQGKVRDIYSIGDNLLFVATDRISAFDVVLGSEIPDKGRVLNLISAFWFDKTSHIVKNHMIEWNFNNFPEELKKYGYLKNRSMIVKKAKPLPVECIVRGYLVGSGYKEYKNQGTVCGIKLPEGLNLASKLDEPIFTPSTKAESGHDENISFEKMKEIIGEEKANKVRDISLALYKFAYEYAYERGIIIADTKFEFGEIGGEIILIDEALTPDSSRFWPVEGYREGENPPSFDKQYGRDYLESIKWNKKPPAPELPKEVIENTRKKYFEAFHKLTGKKMEEYL, encoded by the coding sequence ATGATTATAGAGGAGTTAAATCTTGTTAAACAGGGAAAAGTAAGGGATATTTACTCAATTGGGGATAATCTTTTATTTGTTGCAACAGACAGGATTTCAGCCTTTGATGTTGTATTAGGTTCAGAAATCCCTGATAAGGGAAGGGTTTTAAACCTTATTTCAGCATTCTGGTTTGATAAAACTTCACATATTGTAAAAAATCATATGATTGAATGGAATTTTAATAATTTTCCAGAAGAGTTAAAGAAATATGGTTATTTAAAAAACAGGTCTATGATAGTTAAAAAAGCAAAGCCTCTTCCTGTTGAATGCATTGTGAGGGGATACCTCGTAGGCTCAGGCTACAAAGAGTATAAAAACCAGGGCACTGTTTGCGGAATAAAACTGCCTGAAGGTTTGAATCTTGCATCTAAACTTGATGAACCTATTTTCACACCTTCAACAAAAGCAGAAAGCGGACACGATGAAAATATCTCTTTTGAAAAAATGAAAGAGATAATAGGAGAGGAAAAGGCCAACAAAGTTAGAGATATATCTCTTGCTCTATATAAATTTGCTTATGAATACGCCTATGAAAGGGGAATAATTATTGCTGATACAAAGTTTGAATTCGGGGAAATTGGGGGGGAGATTATCCTGATTGATGAAGCATTAACCCCTGATTCTTCAAGATTCTGGCCTGTTGAAGGGTATAGAGAGGGAGAGAATCCCCCATCCTTTGACAAACAGTATGGAAGGGATTACCTTGAGTCAATTAAGTGGAATAAAAAGCCACCTGCTCCTGAGTTGCCGAAAGAGGTAATTGAAAATACAAGAAAAAAGTACTTTGAGGCATTTCACAAATTAACAGGAAAGAAAATGGAGGAGTATTTATGA
- a CDS encoding DUF5320 domain-containing protein, whose translation MPFGDGTGPLGQGPMTGRGLGYCAGNNAPGRFGGFGRGFGYGRGWGRGFGRGFGRGWGYRWYGNAPVDEKTALENRLRFLEEELKYTRERLKEIGEDSE comes from the coding sequence ATGCCTTTTGGTGATGGTACAGGTCCTCTTGGACAGGGCCCTATGACAGGCAGGGGGTTAGGTTATTGTGCAGGCAATAATGCCCCTGGCAGGTTTGGTGGCTTTGGCAGAGGTTTTGGTTATGGCAGAGGCTGGGGCAGAGGTTTCGGAAGAGGTTTCGGCAGAGGCTGGGGCTATAGATGGTATGGAAATGCCCCTGTTGATGAAAAAACTGCGCTGGAAAACAGGCTCAGATTTCTTGAAGAAGAATTAAAATACACAAGGGAGAGATTGAAGGAGATTGGAGAGGATAGCGAATAA
- a CDS encoding ATP-binding protein → MKIAIASGKGGTGKSFVATNLSYALSENFQVALVDCDVEEPNAYLFLKPEIKEKRDITIKVPVIDNSKCTGCRLCSTHCEFHALITVKDKTYVFEELCHGCGFCMRICPNGAIGEKNKVIGEFSYGFVGRMDFYMGEMKVGTELATPVIRYVKEQVKDRGIVIFDSPPGTSCPVVETIEDCDFVVLVTEPSPFGLNDLKLAVETVKSMGIRFGVVENRAMEGVNIIKDYLRENNIPLLSEIPLDREIAEVYSHGKLVVREIPSYRDRFLKIYDEIVKRVEI, encoded by the coding sequence ATGAAAATAGCCATTGCTTCGGGAAAAGGAGGAACCGGGAAGTCTTTTGTTGCCACCAATCTTTCTTATGCTTTAAGCGAGAATTTTCAGGTTGCCCTTGTTGACTGTGATGTTGAAGAGCCAAATGCTTACCTATTTTTAAAGCCTGAAATAAAGGAGAAGAGAGACATTACAATAAAAGTCCCTGTTATAGATAATTCAAAGTGTACTGGTTGCAGGCTTTGTTCAACTCACTGTGAGTTTCACGCTTTAATCACAGTTAAAGATAAAACCTATGTTTTTGAAGAGTTATGCCACGGTTGTGGATTTTGTATGAGGATTTGCCCTAATGGAGCAATAGGGGAAAAGAATAAGGTAATCGGAGAGTTTTCTTATGGTTTTGTAGGAAGAATGGATTTTTACATGGGTGAAATGAAGGTGGGAACAGAACTTGCCACACCGGTTATAAGATATGTTAAAGAACAGGTAAAGGATAGGGGGATTGTTATCTTTGATTCTCCTCCCGGGACTTCCTGCCCTGTTGTTGAGACAATAGAGGATTGTGATTTTGTTGTTCTTGTTACTGAACCTTCCCCATTTGGGTTGAATGATTTAAAGCTTGCTGTTGAAACTGTTAAGTCAATGGGGATAAGGTTTGGAGTGGTTGAAAACAGGGCGATGGAAGGAGTAAATATTATCAAGGATTATTTGAGAGAGAATAATATCCCTTTGCTTTCTGAAATACCGCTTGATAGAGAGATTGCTGAAGTGTATTCCCACGGAAAGCTTGTGGTAAGGGAGATTCCTTCCTATAGAGACAGGTTTTTAAAGATTTACGATGAAATAGTAAAGAGGGTGGAGATATGA
- a CDS encoding IS256 family transposase, which yields MSDLIFTQFKEFFKKMLQEMLLEERERYLKEARGQTRANGYYKRTPKSFLGEIELQIPRTRDSQFKVKWLPQRKRVMFFLEDIVEAMFIAGVSTRKTAGVIKNLIGANISAQYVSRISEISEEVIEKWKNSRLTKTYPVLYIDATYISLKRDSVAKEAVYAVLGLSEDGKREILGYFLPGGNEKASLWQEIFRDLKERGLKGVKLIISDDLTGLSEAIKEEFPETMHQLCWFHLKRNIKNRVRKHHFEKIKEELDEIMKCESREEGKTKLLAFIEKWKKIYRFLKNIKAKVDNYTFFLLAPDEIRSYFRTTNWMERCFKELKDYIRIRGFFQNEQSAEKFLYIFFTDKNEKYQSRSLRYSSSFNRFFSSLSREASHA from the coding sequence AATTTTTCAAGAAAATGTTGCAGGAAATGTTGTTGGAAGAGAGGGAAAGATACTTAAAAGAAGCAAGAGGCCAAACAAGGGCAAACGGTTATTATAAGCGAACGCCTAAAAGCTTTTTAGGAGAGATTGAATTGCAAATTCCAAGAACAAGAGACAGTCAGTTTAAGGTTAAATGGCTTCCCCAGAGAAAAAGGGTAATGTTTTTTCTTGAAGATATTGTGGAGGCAATGTTTATAGCAGGAGTATCCACAAGAAAGACAGCAGGGGTAATTAAAAATCTCATAGGGGCTAACATATCCGCTCAATATGTAAGCAGGATAAGTGAAATATCTGAAGAAGTAATTGAAAAATGGAAAAACAGCAGATTAACAAAAACATACCCCGTGCTATACATAGACGCAACATACATTTCATTAAAAAGAGACAGTGTGGCAAAAGAGGCAGTATATGCAGTATTGGGCCTGTCTGAAGACGGTAAAAGAGAAATTTTAGGATACTTTCTTCCTGGAGGAAACGAAAAAGCATCCCTCTGGCAGGAAATATTCAGGGATTTAAAAGAAAGAGGCTTAAAAGGAGTAAAACTGATTATAAGTGATGATTTAACAGGTTTATCTGAAGCGATAAAAGAAGAATTTCCTGAGACTATGCACCAACTTTGTTGGTTTCACCTGAAAAGAAACATAAAAAACAGAGTAAGAAAACATCATTTTGAGAAAATAAAAGAAGAATTAGACGAGATAATGAAATGCGAAAGCAGGGAAGAAGGGAAAACCAAACTTCTTGCATTTATTGAAAAATGGAAAAAGATATACAGGTTTTTAAAAAACATTAAGGCAAAAGTTGATAACTATACATTCTTTCTCCTTGCCCCTGATGAGATAAGAAGTTACTTCAGAACAACAAACTGGATGGAAAGGTGTTTTAAAGAGTTAAAAGATTACATACGAATACGAGGATTTTTTCAAAATGAACAAAGTGCAGAGAAGTTTCTTTACATTTTCTTCACAGACAAGAATGAGAAGTATCAATCAAGGAGTTTAAGGTATTCTTCTTCTTTTAATCGCTTTTTTTCTTCTCTTTCCCGGGAGGCTTCCCATGCCTGA
- a CDS encoding GMC family oxidoreductase produces the protein MIYDFAVIGSGFGGSVSALRLTEKGYSVLVLEEGKRYSDNDFPKTNNNPFTFFWKPEFFCFGYQRVHFFKHVSILGGTGVGGGSLVYANTLLIPKDKFFTSSDIPQHINWKEELMPFYKVASKMLGRVKNPTKTNADSILLKTAREFRVDNTFYNVDVGVYFGEKDKTEKDPYFNGEGPDRTGCNLCGGCMIGCRKNAKNMLTKNYLYLAVKKGARVVSKRKVVDIKKHGDYFEVVTKVSTLPADVNEVFRARKIVLSAGVIGTLELMFKLKLNGRLNISDMLGEKVRTNSESLVGVRVPEKEGEISEGVAITSGVYINPNTHIEVVRYSKGANGMAFMTTLLIDKKGDNSRVFEFLKQVLKHPVRTLKVLNPVGFGKQGLILLVMQDVENKIRFKAKETFRGEVKLYTDIYPDSPPAPVYIPEANEFARKMAELTGGIALSNIYEVFFDSPLTAHILGGCPIGETENDGVIDVNHRLFGEEDVYICDGSVIPANLGVNPSLTITAMAERAMSKIPPKVNNVKHTGYEVLNEGLQKN, from the coding sequence ATGATTTACGATTTTGCTGTAATTGGTTCAGGTTTTGGGGGCAGTGTTTCCGCTTTAAGGCTAACGGAAAAGGGATATTCGGTTTTAGTGCTTGAAGAGGGGAAAAGGTATAGCGATAATGATTTCCCAAAAACAAACAACAACCCTTTCACCTTTTTCTGGAAGCCTGAATTTTTTTGCTTTGGCTATCAGAGGGTGCATTTTTTCAAGCATGTGTCAATTTTAGGGGGCACGGGGGTTGGAGGCGGTTCCCTTGTTTATGCAAATACCCTTCTAATCCCGAAAGATAAGTTTTTTACCTCTTCCGATATTCCACAGCACATAAACTGGAAAGAGGAATTAATGCCTTTTTATAAGGTTGCATCTAAAATGTTGGGAAGGGTTAAAAATCCGACAAAGACAAATGCTGATAGTATTCTTTTGAAAACTGCAAGGGAATTTAGGGTGGATAACACCTTTTACAATGTTGATGTTGGTGTTTACTTTGGGGAGAAGGACAAAACGGAGAAAGACCCTTACTTTAACGGGGAAGGGCCTGATAGGACAGGGTGTAATTTATGCGGCGGCTGTATGATTGGATGCAGAAAGAATGCGAAGAATATGCTTACAAAAAATTACCTTTACCTTGCGGTTAAAAAGGGGGCAAGGGTTGTATCTAAAAGAAAGGTTGTTGATATAAAAAAACACGGCGATTACTTTGAGGTTGTTACAAAGGTATCAACGCTTCCCGCCGATGTTAACGAGGTTTTCAGGGCAAGAAAGATAGTTTTATCAGCAGGGGTAATTGGCACTTTAGAGTTGATGTTTAAATTAAAACTTAACGGAAGGTTAAATATCTCCGACATGTTAGGTGAAAAGGTGAGGACAAATAGCGAGTCTTTAGTAGGGGTTAGGGTGCCTGAAAAAGAGGGGGAGATTAGCGAAGGGGTTGCCATAACTTCCGGTGTTTATATAAATCCCAATACACATATTGAGGTTGTGCGCTATTCAAAAGGGGCAAACGGGATGGCTTTTATGACAACCTTGCTTATTGATAAAAAAGGCGACAATTCAAGGGTTTTTGAATTTTTAAAACAGGTTTTGAAGCATCCAGTAAGGACTTTGAAGGTTTTAAATCCTGTGGGCTTTGGAAAGCAGGGTTTAATCCTTCTCGTAATGCAGGATGTTGAAAATAAAATAAGGTTTAAGGCAAAAGAGACTTTCAGGGGAGAGGTTAAACTTTACACAGATATTTATCCAGATTCCCCCCCTGCACCTGTCTACATCCCTGAGGCTAACGAATTTGCAAGAAAAATGGCTGAATTAACAGGGGGTATTGCTTTAAGCAATATTTATGAAGTATTCTTTGATTCCCCATTAACAGCCCATATTTTAGGCGGTTGTCCCATAGGGGAAACTGAAAATGACGGGGTTATTGATGTTAACCACAGGTTGTTTGGAGAGGAAGATGTGTATATCTGTGATGGAAGCGTAATCCCCGCAAATTTAGGGGTTAACCCCTCGTTGACAATTACCGCAATGGCTGAAAGGGCAATGTCTAAAATCCCCCCAAAGGTTAATAATGTAAAACATACAGGATACGAGGTGTTAAATGAAGGTTTACAAAAAAATTAA
- a CDS encoding oxygen-binding di-iron domain-containing protein: protein MYYEIGKNFYVLRSKEEDFHRNIYLKKIVAEDGSSINILFDPGTKLDMPELLPFLSETIGGIKNVHIIFLSHQDPDLTANTSVIMQSAPRSFLITSLDTWRLVKMYGLPSHRVKTTESFNSSILKFKKSGLQVKFVPARYCHFRGAMMLYDYESKVLFTGDFMGGINTRKGEGIYATNDSWEGIKLFHQLYMPASKAVKTTVERISMLNPFPEVIAPQHGDVIKGDLVADFLTKMNDLEVGIDLIEEDNPDAELVVVAINNFFELMEVNFGNVFTEMIQFFQKGNDFTTPFEIVNNRVKKLRVSQDLALLQIVNFINSIKDNDLKTSLLGILMDNLEQLDIKFSLPELDTEKLKKSHDSIEFDDMVM, encoded by the coding sequence ATGTATTACGAAATTGGTAAAAACTTTTATGTATTAAGAAGTAAGGAAGAAGACTTCCACAGAAATATCTATCTAAAAAAGATAGTTGCAGAAGACGGTTCAAGCATTAACATTCTTTTTGACCCGGGAACAAAACTTGACATGCCGGAACTTTTGCCATTTTTAAGCGAAACAATAGGCGGGATAAAGAACGTTCACATTATCTTCTTAAGCCACCAGGACCCTGACTTAACAGCAAACACCAGTGTTATTATGCAATCTGCCCCAAGAAGTTTTTTAATAACATCTCTTGACACATGGAGACTTGTTAAAATGTACGGATTGCCCTCACATAGAGTTAAAACCACAGAAAGCTTCAACTCATCAATTTTAAAATTTAAAAAATCTGGATTACAGGTTAAATTTGTTCCTGCAAGGTACTGTCATTTCAGAGGGGCAATGATGCTTTACGATTATGAATCAAAGGTTCTTTTTACAGGTGATTTTATGGGTGGAATTAACACAAGAAAAGGTGAAGGAATTTACGCAACTAATGATTCCTGGGAAGGGATAAAACTATTCCACCAGTTATATATGCCTGCATCAAAGGCTGTCAAAACAACTGTTGAGAGAATCAGCATGTTAAATCCATTCCCGGAAGTCATTGCTCCTCAGCACGGCGATGTTATTAAAGGAGATTTAGTCGCTGACTTTTTGACAAAAATGAATGATTTGGAAGTGGGAATAGATTTAATTGAAGAAGACAACCCTGATGCAGAACTTGTTGTTGTTGCAATTAACAACTTTTTTGAGCTAATGGAAGTGAATTTTGGAAATGTCTTTACAGAAATGATTCAATTCTTTCAAAAGGGGAATGATTTTACAACACCGTTTGAAATTGTTAACAACAGGGTAAAGAAGTTAAGGGTAAGCCAGGACCTTGCATTGCTTCAAATAGTGAATTTTATCAACTCAATAAAAGACAATGATTTAAAAACATCGCTTTTAGGCATTCTAATGGATAACCTTGAACAATTAGACATAAAATTCTCTTTACCTGAGCTTGACACAGAGAAATTAAAAAAGAGCCATGACAGCATTGAGTTTGACGATATGGTAATGTAA
- a CDS encoding GGDEF domain-containing protein produces the protein MGDDSFPLKHKILNAVMLIMSFYLFITSFINFYIEENPVIIFSSFVLTFILFLGYYFTRVRKNFGISYAVAVIAILALPVYHKFDGGISCGTGFYVVVEAMIFASLFKGKVRTIFLSLLGILSVFFVLIEIINPLYVVEISRKTCFVNNVTAFVLTGITAILFSLISINTFELYANEQEKLALEDPLTGLLNRRAIRFELKHHLQILLRRKIPFCLVMVDIDDFKKINDTYGHNCGDKVLILVSDLLKKSVKTGDLIGRWGGEEFLLILTFSTQQEGFMVAERLRKKIEELKINCGTNEFSITATFGLSEFDPNMNIRQNIERVDRAMYEGKTTGKNKVVVAPFN, from the coding sequence ATGGGAGATGATTCATTTCCTTTAAAACACAAAATCTTAAATGCAGTAATGCTAATAATGTCTTTTTATTTATTTATAACTTCATTTATTAATTTTTATATTGAAGAAAATCCGGTTATTATATTTTCAAGTTTTGTTTTAACTTTCATATTATTTTTGGGGTATTATTTCACCAGAGTAAGAAAAAATTTTGGCATTAGTTATGCTGTTGCTGTTATTGCCATTTTAGCTTTGCCTGTTTACCACAAGTTTGATGGTGGAATAAGCTGCGGAACAGGTTTTTATGTTGTGGTTGAGGCAATGATATTTGCTTCTCTTTTTAAAGGAAAGGTTAGAACAATATTTTTGTCATTGCTTGGTATATTGTCGGTGTTCTTTGTTTTAATAGAAATTATAAATCCATTGTATGTTGTTGAAATCTCCCGCAAAACCTGTTTTGTTAATAATGTAACAGCATTTGTCTTGACAGGAATTACTGCTATATTGTTTTCCTTGATTTCAATTAATACATTTGAGCTTTATGCAAATGAACAGGAAAAGCTTGCTTTAGAAGATCCTCTTACAGGTCTTTTGAATAGAAGAGCAATAAGATTTGAGTTAAAGCATCACTTACAGATATTATTGAGAAGAAAAATTCCATTTTGCCTTGTTATGGTTGATATTGATGATTTTAAGAAGATAAATGATACATATGGACATAACTGTGGCGATAAAGTTTTAATCCTTGTTTCAGATTTATTAAAAAAATCGGTTAAGACGGGGGATTTAATAGGAAGATGGGGAGGAGAAGAATTTTTGTTGATTCTTACATTTTCTACTCAACAAGAAGGGTTTATGGTTGCTGAAAGGTTGAGAAAAAAAATAGAAGAATTGAAAATAAATTGCGGCACGAATGAATTTTCAATTACAGCAACATTCGGGTTAAGTGAATTTGACCCAAATATGAACATTAGGCAAAATATTGAAAGAGTTGATAGGGCAATGTATGAGGGGAAAACAACAGGTAAAAATAAGGTAGTAGTAGCGCCTTTTAATTGA
- a CDS encoding NifB/NifX family molybdenum-iron cluster-binding protein produces the protein MKIAVSSLGSNLDSKVDPRFGRAHGFIIYNTETDSFEHVDNSKNLSLMQGAGIQTAQFIADKGVDVVVSGSFGPKAASVLERAGIKMVSVGEGLTVKEAIERAL, from the coding sequence ATGAAAATAGCAGTTAGCTCTCTTGGAAGCAACCTTGATTCAAAAGTTGACCCGAGATTTGGAAGGGCGCACGGTTTTATAATTTACAATACTGAAACAGATTCATTTGAGCATGTTGATAATTCAAAAAATTTATCTTTAATGCAGGGAGCTGGAATTCAAACTGCTCAATTTATTGCAGATAAAGGGGTTGATGTTGTTGTTAGCGGGAGTTTTGGCCCCAAGGCTGCAAGTGTTTTAGAGAGAGCGGGAATAAAAATGGTGAGCGTAGGTGAAGGGTTGACGGTAAAAGAAGCAATTGAAAGAGCATTATAA
- a CDS encoding DUF5320 domain-containing protein, with translation MPYGDRTGPLGQGPKTGRGLGYCSGNDRPGADTDAPRRGMGRGTGFGRGGGRGMGRGMGRGFGRGMGRGNFNNNE, from the coding sequence ATGCCTTATGGAGATAGAACAGGTCCCCTTGGACAGGGTCCAAAAACAGGGAGAGGGTTAGGTTATTGTTCAGGAAACGATAGACCAGGTGCTGATACTGATGCCCCGAGACGTGGTATGGGAAGAGGAACAGGCTTTGGAAGAGGCGGCGGTAGAGGAATGGGAAGAGGTATGGGTAGAGGTTTTGGCAGAGGTATGGGTAGAGGAAATTTTAACAATAATGAATAA